In the Desulfobacterales bacterium genome, TTCCGGGAACATTTTGCCGGGGCATGGCGGTATTCTGGATCGGATCGATGCCATTTTATTTGCATTGCCGGTGGCGTATTTCCTTAAAGTGTTTTATCTCACCCCTTAAGATCAGGTGATTCATTGATTAAATATCTTTCTATTCTCGGCTCCACGGGTTCCATTGGCCGCAATACGCTTTATGTGGCCGCAATGTTTCCGGATCGGTTTAAGATCCAGGCCCTTGCCGCCGGGAAAAATGTGAAGCTGCTTTCCGAACAAATTCAACAATTCAAACCCGAGTTGGCGGTGGTGTATGATGAGGATACAGCCCAAAGGCTTCGCGCGTTGTTGCCGGCAAATGATTCGACATCTATTCTTGCGGGGGTAAAAGGCTATGAAGAAGCGGCGTCTTTATCCGGCGTGAATCAGGTGGTGATTGCGCTGGTCGGGGCGGCGGGCCTGCTGCCGACACTGGCGGCTATCGGTGCGGGAAAGGACATCGCCCTGGCAAACAAGGAAACCCTGGTGATGGCCGGGGAAATCGTGATGGCGCGGGCTGCTGCTGCGGGTATTCGACTGTTGCCCATCGACAGTGAGCATAGCGCCATTTTTCAATGCCTCAACGGGCATCGGCATCAAGATATCGAAAAAATTCATCTTACCGCATCAGGTGGCCCCTTTTTAAACCGGGCCGATCTGGAACATATTCGGCCCGAGGAGGCGTTAAACCATCCGACCTGGCATATGGGTCCTAAGATCAGCATTGATTCTGCGACCCTCATGAACAAGGGGTTGGAAGTCATTGAGGCCAGTTGGTTGTTTAATTTGCCTGCCCGGCGGATTGAGGTGGTGGTACACCCGCAAAGTGTGGTGCACTCCATGGTTTCATTTCAGGACGGCACGGTGCTGGCCCAGCTGGGATTACCGGATATGAAATCGGCCATTTCATACGCCCTGACCTATCCGGAACGCTTGCCCTTGAATCTGCCGTTGCCCGATTTTCCGGGTATCGGGGCGCTGACTTTTCAGCAGCCCGATATTATTAAATTTCCATGTCTGAGGCTGGCGTTTGAGGCGGTAGAGGCCGGAGGGACATGCCCCGCGGTTCTCAACGCCGCCAACGAGATCGCCGTGGAAGCTTTTTTGGGGAATAAGATTGAATTTGCGCGGATTCCGGTTATCATTGAAAAGACCATGGATCGGCATTCCGTAGTGAATCAGCCGTCCCTTTCGGAAATACTGGAGGCGGACCAATGGGCCAGGGATTATGCCGGCTCGCTGGTTTAAAAGCTGCCCTTCAGCGAATTCGTGCGCGTAAACGGAATCAGTTAACCATCATTTTACGGGAAACCAACATACCATGGGTACAAATATTTTTGCATTTGTAATTGTTTTGGGCATTCTTATTTTCTTCCACGAATTGGGGCATTTTATCGTTGCCCGGTTTTTCGGGGTGGGGGTGGAAAAGTTTTCATTGGGATTTGGCCCCCGGTTATTCGGGAAAACGGTTGGAGAAACCGATTATCGGATATCGGCCATTCCCTTGGGCGGGTATGTGAAAATGACCGGCGAAGATCCCGGCGCCGACATCGATCCGGCGGATATTCCCCGCTCCTTTACGCATAAGCATGTGTTTAAACGCATGTTGATTGTGGCCGCGGGCCCTCTTTTCAATATCCTTCTGGCCCTGCTCATCATCATGATGATTTATATGATATCGGGCGTTTATATTCTCAAACCGACCGTGGGAAGCGTCGGTAAAAACACCCCGGCGGAAAGGCAGGGGTTAAAATCCGGCGACCAGATCATAGCCATTGACCAGGTTCGCTTGGAGAATTGGGAAGAGATGGCCCGAATGATAACGGACAGTAAGGGAAAAGCGCTTGTCTTTTCGGTTTTGCGAGAAGGGCAGCTTCTGACCCTTCATATCACGGCCGAGCTGCAAACCGCCAAGAACCTGTTCGGAGAGGATGTGGACCGGTATTTGATCGGCATTGGCCCTTCGGGCGATTCTTTTCATAAAACAATCGGTTTAGTGGGAGCTGTGACGGAAAGCGTCAAGCAAACCTATCAGATCACGGAGCTTACCGTTATCAGTATTGTCAAGATGATTCAGGGGTCGCTTTCCAGGGAAACCCTGGGCGGCCCGATCATGATTGCGCAAATGGCTGGCGAGCAGGTCAAGGAGGGGGCTGCGAATTTTTTCTTTTTTATTGCCCTGCTGAGCATCAATCTGGGAATCATCAATTTTCTTCCGATTCCGGTGTTGGATGGCGGCCACCTGCTCTTTTTCTCCATCGAGGCGATCCTGGGCAGACCGGTCAATACGCGGATGCGGGAGATCGCTCAACAAATCGGCATTTTTTTGCTGCTGCTGTTGATGATATATGTTTTCTATAATGACATAACCCGGTTGATATTCAGCTAAGCGCGATCCAACCCATCTATCTTCCGCCAAGGGTGATTTTATGGCAAATCGACTAGAAATTTCGATCAAACCGGATCTTTTTGATGCGGAAGGCGAAGGCGTCCGGCAAAAGGCCCAAAACTATTTCGGCATCCGGTTATCCGGTGTCCGCACGATTCAGGTACTGACCATTGACGCTGCGCTTTCGCCGGATGAGCTGGAAAAAATCCGGTGCGATATTTTCACGAACCCGGTTACTCAGATATCTTCC is a window encoding:
- a CDS encoding 1-deoxy-D-xylulose-5-phosphate reductoisomerase; translation: MIKYLSILGSTGSIGRNTLYVAAMFPDRFKIQALAAGKNVKLLSEQIQQFKPELAVVYDEDTAQRLRALLPANDSTSILAGVKGYEEAASLSGVNQVVIALVGAAGLLPTLAAIGAGKDIALANKETLVMAGEIVMARAAAAGIRLLPIDSEHSAIFQCLNGHRHQDIEKIHLTASGGPFLNRADLEHIRPEEALNHPTWHMGPKISIDSATLMNKGLEVIEASWLFNLPARRIEVVVHPQSVVHSMVSFQDGTVLAQLGLPDMKSAISYALTYPERLPLNLPLPDFPGIGALTFQQPDIIKFPCLRLAFEAVEAGGTCPAVLNAANEIAVEAFLGNKIEFARIPVIIEKTMDRHSVVNQPSLSEILEADQWARDYAGSLV
- the rseP gene encoding RIP metalloprotease RseP gives rise to the protein MGTNIFAFVIVLGILIFFHELGHFIVARFFGVGVEKFSLGFGPRLFGKTVGETDYRISAIPLGGYVKMTGEDPGADIDPADIPRSFTHKHVFKRMLIVAAGPLFNILLALLIIMMIYMISGVYILKPTVGSVGKNTPAERQGLKSGDQIIAIDQVRLENWEEMARMITDSKGKALVFSVLREGQLLTLHITAELQTAKNLFGEDVDRYLIGIGPSGDSFHKTIGLVGAVTESVKQTYQITELTVISIVKMIQGSLSRETLGGPIMIAQMAGEQVKEGAANFFFFIALLSINLGIINFLPIPVLDGGHLLFFSIEAILGRPVNTRMREIAQQIGIFLLLLLMIYVFYNDITRLIFS